DNA from Halobaculum sp. XH14:
ACGCGGATGCGCAGAATTCACTCGGTTTCGACTCCCATCGTCGCACCTTTATCAACCGTCCCGCAAAGGGGCTAGAACATGACCATGCGCCGCGCCAAGATCGTCTGCACGCTCGGCCCGGCCTCCGACGACCGCGGGACGGTGCGGGCGCTCGCCGACGCCGGGATGTCGGTTGCGCGTCTCAACGCCAGCCACGGCACTACCGCCGACCGGGGGAACCTCATCGACACCATCCGCGCGGTCGACGACGCGACCGCGGACCCGCTCGCCGCGATGCTCGACCTCCAGGGTCCCGAGGTCCGGACCGCCGAACTCGACGAACCGATCCGGCTGGAGACCGGTTCCCGGATCCGGTTCGTCGAAGGTGAGGACGCGACGCCCGAGGAGGTCGGACTCAGCTACTCCATCACGGCCGTCGAGGCCGGGGACACCGTGCTGCTCGATGACGGTCGCATCGAGACGACCGTCGAGGGGATCGACGACGACGGGGCGGTCGAGGCGACGGTCGTGTCGGGCGGCGAACTCGCCTCCCGAAAGGGCGTCAACGTTCCCGGCGTGGAACTGGGACTCGACACCATCACCGAACGGGACGAGGCCGAACTCGATCTCGCCGCCGAGAAGGAGGTCGACTTCGTCGCCGCGTCGTTCGTCCGTGACGGGGAGGACGTCTACACGGTGAGCGAGGCGCTGGAGGAGCGCGGCGCGGAGGACGTTCCCATCGTGGCGAAGATCGAGCGGGCCGGCGCGGTCGAGAACCTCGAGGGCATCATCGACCCCGCCTACGGCGTGATGGTCGCCCGCGGCGACCTCGGGGTCGAGTGCCCGCTCGAGGACGTTCCGATGATTCAAAAGCGCATCATCCGGGGCTGCGTCGAGTCGGGCACTCCCGTCATCACCGCGACCGAGATGCTCGACTCGATGGTCCACTCGCGGCGACCGACACGGGCGGAGGCTTCCGACGTCGCGAACGCCGTGCTCGACGGTACCGACGCCGTGATGCTTTCCGGGGAGACCGCCATCGGCGACCACCCCGTTCGGGTCGTGGAGACGATGGACCGCATCGTCCGCCAGGTGGAACGCAGCGACGAGTACGCCGAGACCCGGGAGGGGCGCGTGCCGCTGGCGGACGCCGACTCCCGGACCGAGGCGCTCGCTCGCTCGGCGCGGTATCTCGCCCGCGACACGGAGGCCGCCGCGGTCGTCGCGGCTTCCGAGTCGGGCTACACCGCGCGCAAGACCGCCAAGTTCCGCCCCGGCGTGCCGGTCGTGGCGACGACGCCGAGCGACAGGGTCCGCCGGCAACTCGCGCTCTCGTGGGGCGTCCGGGCGATGTACGCCGACTACTCGGGCGGCATCGACGCCGTCATGGACTCGGCGGTGTCGGCCGCGCTCG
Protein-coding regions in this window:
- the pyk gene encoding pyruvate kinase; this encodes MRRAKIVCTLGPASDDRGTVRALADAGMSVARLNASHGTTADRGNLIDTIRAVDDATADPLAAMLDLQGPEVRTAELDEPIRLETGSRIRFVEGEDATPEEVGLSYSITAVEAGDTVLLDDGRIETTVEGIDDDGAVEATVVSGGELASRKGVNVPGVELGLDTITERDEAELDLAAEKEVDFVAASFVRDGEDVYTVSEALEERGAEDVPIVAKIERAGAVENLEGIIDPAYGVMVARGDLGVECPLEDVPMIQKRIIRGCVESGTPVITATEMLDSMVHSRRPTRAEASDVANAVLDGTDAVMLSGETAIGDHPVRVVETMDRIVRQVERSDEYAETREGRVPLADADSRTEALARSARYLARDTEAAAVVAASESGYTARKTAKFRPGVPVVATTPSDRVRRQLALSWGVRAMYADYSGGIDAVMDSAVSAALDAEAAESGDTLVVLSGMMTELEGTNTTNTLKLHVAAETVAAGRAVVSGRVAGPVRRVGDGDLSAFPEGGIAVLPSEFDAEFEGDTGKLGGIVDARPGMTGYPALVARERGIPMISGAQLPPDVDDGTTVTLDAERGVVYEGNVIAHARRR